A single region of the Pseudorhodoplanes sp. genome encodes:
- a CDS encoding formate dehydrogenase subunit gamma — protein sequence MPTFEPWTTDRALSIIAENKDRDGATLPILHALQETFGHVPEAAAPLIADALNLSRSEVHGVITFYHVFRRQPAGRHVLKLCRAEACQACGCDDLISQAESRLGVKLGGTTADGRVTIEAVYCLGLCSTAPSAMIDGKPVGRLTEKKLGTLLAEADR from the coding sequence GTGCCGACATTTGAACCTTGGACTACCGATCGGGCGCTGAGCATCATCGCGGAAAACAAGGACCGCGATGGCGCAACATTGCCGATCCTGCACGCGCTGCAGGAGACATTCGGACATGTGCCGGAAGCGGCGGCACCACTGATCGCCGACGCACTCAATCTGTCACGCTCGGAAGTGCATGGCGTCATTACCTTCTACCATGTTTTCAGACGGCAGCCGGCAGGCCGTCATGTTCTGAAACTGTGCCGCGCGGAAGCGTGTCAGGCATGCGGCTGCGATGACCTCATCTCGCAAGCGGAATCGCGGCTTGGCGTGAAGCTTGGCGGCACGACCGCCGACGGGCGCGTGACGATCGAAGCTGTCTATTGTCTGGGCCTGTGCTCCACCGCGCCGTCGGCAATGATCGACGGAAAGCCCGTCGGCCGGCTGACCGAGAAGAAGCTCGGCACATTGCTGGCGGAGGCCGACCGATGA
- a CDS encoding glycine cleavage system protein H — translation MVAVRGCMFPDNLLYDVPNHTWYSPDKDGLVRVGMTQVAIALAREVLVFTPKRAGRVFEAQRSIATIESAKWVGVVRAAFDGEVAAVNEGLVARPTTANYDCYGEGWLMLVRPAKGDWQAGLVTGAAVGPAYEDWMENEGYPGCGG, via the coding sequence GTGGTTGCGGTTCGCGGATGCATGTTTCCAGATAACCTGCTCTACGACGTTCCAAATCACACTTGGTACAGTCCGGATAAAGACGGTCTTGTCCGCGTAGGCATGACCCAAGTGGCCATCGCGCTCGCGCGCGAAGTGCTGGTGTTCACGCCCAAGCGTGCCGGCCGTGTGTTTGAAGCGCAACGTTCCATTGCCACGATCGAGAGTGCCAAATGGGTTGGCGTTGTGCGCGCCGCCTTTGATGGCGAGGTGGCTGCCGTCAATGAGGGATTGGTGGCACGACCCACTACGGCGAACTACGATTGTTACGGCGAGGGTTGGTTAATGCTTGTGCGACCAGCGAAAGGCGACTGGCAAGCCGGCCTGGTCACTGGTGCGGCGGTAGGGCCAGCATATGAGGACTGGATGGAGAACGAAGGCTATCCAGGTTGCGGCGGCTAG
- a CDS encoding LysR family transcriptional regulator: MIDKLEFFIALAREQHFGRAAESCGISQPSLSAAVKSLEDSFGVLLVHRGSRFRGFTPEGERVLEWARRIVSDARAMHQEVDALKRGLAGHLRIAAIPTALAMSAMLTTPYRAKHPEVKFSVLSHTSVEVLSMIENLEVDAGITYLDNEPLNRVNAIPLYQEEYRLLTSPNGVLGNRDKVTWAEVGQVPLCLLTPTMQNRRIIDGLLRAAGSEPSPTLESNSMIVLFAHVRTGQWASIMPAKLADTLGLTESVRSIPIIEPSATHAVGLVVSDRDKTTPLVRALISEAKKLAKVLAQPVAA, encoded by the coding sequence ATGATCGACAAGCTTGAATTTTTCATCGCCCTCGCACGAGAGCAGCATTTTGGGCGGGCCGCCGAAAGCTGCGGCATCAGCCAGCCGTCTTTGTCGGCGGCCGTCAAAAGCCTTGAAGACTCCTTCGGTGTGCTTCTGGTTCATCGCGGCTCCCGCTTCCGCGGTTTTACGCCCGAGGGCGAGCGTGTTCTCGAATGGGCCCGGCGAATCGTTTCCGACGCGAGAGCCATGCATCAGGAGGTCGATGCGCTTAAACGCGGCCTCGCAGGCCATCTGCGTATCGCCGCGATCCCGACCGCTCTGGCCATGAGCGCGATGCTGACCACGCCCTACCGTGCCAAACATCCGGAGGTGAAATTCAGCGTCCTGTCGCATACCTCGGTTGAAGTGCTGAGCATGATCGAAAATCTCGAGGTGGATGCGGGCATCACCTATCTCGACAATGAGCCCCTGAATCGCGTGAACGCCATCCCCCTCTATCAGGAAGAATATCGGCTGTTGACGTCCCCGAACGGGGTGCTTGGCAATCGCGACAAGGTCACCTGGGCGGAGGTCGGACAGGTGCCGCTCTGCCTGCTGACGCCGACTATGCAGAACCGTCGCATTATTGACGGATTGCTGCGTGCGGCAGGCTCCGAACCTTCCCCGACGCTTGAATCGAATTCGATGATCGTTCTGTTCGCACATGTGCGAACCGGGCAATGGGCGAGCATCATGCCGGCGAAGCTCGCCGACACGCTGGGTCTGACCGAGAGCGTGCGTTCGATCCCCATCATTGAGCCCTCTGCAACGCATGCGGTGGGGCTCGTCGTCTCTGATCGGGACAAGACCACGCCGCTGGTTCGGGCTCTGATTTCAGAAGCCAAGAAGCTTGCCAAGGTGCTTGCGCAACCTGTTGCTGCGTGA
- the fdhF gene encoding formate dehydrogenase subunit alpha, whose amino-acid sequence MSLVHEADFGTPASKSEKMVELTIDGRKISVPEGTSVMRAAMEMGTQIPKLCATDMVDAFGSCRLCLVEIEGRAGTPASCTTPVAPGMVVHTQTNRLAQLRRGVMELYISDHPLDCLTCSANGDCELQDMAGAVGLRDVRYGYEGENHVFARKAGVANENWLPKDESNPYFTYDPSKCIVCSRCVRACEEVQGTFALTISGRGFDSRVSPGTNESFLGSECVSCGACVQACPTATLNEKTVIEIGKPEHSVVTTCAYCGVGCAFKAEMRGEELVRMVPYKNGEANRGHSCVKGRFAWGYATHRERILKPMIRKKVTDPWREVSWEEAISYAASEFKRIQAKYGKNAVGGITSSRCTNEETFLVQKLIRAAFGNNNVDTCARVCHSPTGYGLGQTFGTSAGTQNFDSVEDADVIVIIGANPASAHPVFASRMKKRLRQGAKLIVIDPRRTEMVKSPHIEADYHLPLWPGTNVAVLTALAHVIVTEKLYSETFIRERCDWDEFLHWADFVSLPQNSPETVAKLSSVPAETIRAAARLYATGGNGAIYYGLGVTEHSQGSTAVMAIANLAMATGNIGRPGVGVNPLRGQNNVQGSCDMGSFPHELSGYRHISLDEPRAMFEKDWGVTLDKEPGLRINNMLDAAVDGSFKGIYIQGEDILQSDPDTKHVSAGLEAMECVVVQDLFLNETARFAHVFLPGSTFLEKDGTFTNAERRIQRVRKVMSPKNGYGDWEITLLLSKALGYEMHYSHPSEIMDEIARLTPGFANVSYEMLDRRGSVQWPCNDKAPEGSPIMHINGFVRGEGKFIVTEYVATDEKTGPRFPLLLTTGRILSQYNVGAQTRRTANSMWHAEDVLEIHPHDAEQRGIRDGDWVKLASRAGETTLRAQITDRVAPGVVYTTFHHPDTQANVITTDFSDWATNCPEYKVTAVQISPSNGPSRWQQEYEEFSRQTRRIAPLEAAE is encoded by the coding sequence ATGTCGCTCGTTCATGAGGCCGATTTCGGAACGCCAGCCTCGAAATCTGAAAAGATGGTCGAACTGACCATCGACGGCCGGAAAATTTCGGTGCCCGAAGGTACTTCGGTCATGCGCGCGGCGATGGAGATGGGAACGCAAATTCCAAAACTCTGCGCCACCGACATGGTGGACGCATTTGGTTCCTGCCGGCTCTGTCTTGTGGAGATCGAGGGGCGTGCCGGCACGCCGGCCTCCTGCACGACACCCGTCGCGCCTGGCATGGTCGTGCACACGCAGACCAACCGTCTGGCGCAGCTCCGCAGGGGCGTGATGGAGCTCTATATCTCCGATCACCCGCTCGACTGCCTGACATGCTCGGCCAACGGAGACTGCGAATTGCAGGACATGGCCGGGGCGGTGGGCCTGCGCGACGTGCGTTACGGCTACGAGGGCGAGAACCACGTCTTTGCGAGGAAGGCCGGAGTCGCCAACGAGAACTGGCTGCCGAAGGACGAGTCAAACCCCTATTTCACCTACGATCCGTCGAAGTGCATCGTCTGCTCGCGCTGCGTGCGCGCCTGCGAGGAAGTGCAGGGCACCTTCGCGCTGACGATCTCGGGCCGCGGCTTCGACAGCCGCGTGTCGCCCGGCACGAACGAAAGCTTCCTCGGCTCCGAATGCGTGTCCTGCGGCGCCTGCGTACAGGCCTGCCCGACCGCCACGCTGAACGAGAAGACGGTGATCGAGATCGGCAAGCCCGAGCATTCGGTGGTCACCACCTGCGCCTATTGCGGCGTCGGCTGCGCCTTCAAGGCGGAGATGCGGGGCGAGGAACTCGTCCGCATGGTTCCCTACAAGAACGGCGAGGCGAACCGCGGACATTCCTGCGTGAAGGGCCGCTTCGCCTGGGGTTATGCGACCCACAGGGAGCGCATCCTCAAGCCGATGATCCGCAAGAAGGTCACGGATCCGTGGAGGGAGGTAAGTTGGGAGGAGGCGATCTCCTATGCCGCATCCGAATTCAAGCGCATCCAGGCGAAATACGGCAAGAATGCCGTCGGCGGCATCACCTCGTCGCGCTGCACCAACGAGGAAACCTTCCTCGTCCAGAAGCTGATCCGGGCCGCCTTCGGCAACAACAATGTCGATACCTGCGCGCGCGTCTGCCATTCACCAACAGGCTACGGGCTGGGCCAGACTTTCGGAACGTCAGCCGGAACACAAAACTTCGATTCCGTCGAAGATGCAGATGTCATCGTCATCATCGGCGCTAATCCGGCGTCGGCGCATCCGGTGTTTGCCTCGCGCATGAAAAAGCGCCTGCGTCAGGGCGCCAAGCTGATCGTGATCGATCCGCGCCGCACCGAGATGGTGAAATCGCCGCATATCGAGGCAGACTATCATTTGCCGCTGTGGCCCGGGACCAATGTGGCTGTGCTGACGGCGCTCGCACATGTCATCGTCACCGAAAAGCTCTACAGCGAGACGTTTATCCGCGAACGCTGCGACTGGGATGAGTTCCTGCACTGGGCCGATTTCGTTTCGCTGCCGCAGAATTCGCCCGAAACTGTTGCGAAACTCTCGAGCGTTCCGGCCGAGACCATTCGTGCTGCCGCCCGGCTTTATGCGACCGGCGGCAATGGCGCGATCTATTACGGTCTCGGCGTGACCGAACACAGCCAAGGTTCGACCGCCGTGATGGCGATCGCCAATCTTGCCATGGCGACCGGTAATATCGGCCGGCCCGGCGTCGGCGTGAACCCGCTGCGTGGACAGAACAACGTGCAGGGCTCCTGCGACATGGGGTCGTTCCCGCACGAACTGTCGGGCTATCGGCATATCTCGCTCGATGAGCCGCGCGCGATGTTCGAGAAGGACTGGGGCGTAACGCTCGACAAGGAGCCGGGCCTGCGCATCAACAACATGCTCGACGCCGCCGTCGATGGTAGCTTCAAGGGCATTTACATCCAGGGCGAAGACATCCTTCAGTCCGACCCAGACACAAAGCATGTGTCGGCCGGCCTGGAAGCCATGGAATGCGTTGTAGTACAGGACCTGTTCCTGAACGAGACCGCGCGTTTCGCGCATGTCTTCCTGCCGGGGTCCACCTTCCTTGAAAAGGACGGCACTTTCACCAATGCTGAGCGGCGCATCCAGCGCGTGCGCAAGGTGATGTCGCCCAAAAATGGCTATGGCGACTGGGAAATCACGCTGTTGCTTTCCAAAGCGCTCGGCTACGAGATGCATTACAGCCACCCGTCCGAGATCATGGACGAAATCGCGCGTCTGACGCCGGGTTTCGCCAATGTCTCCTATGAGATGCTGGACCGGCGTGGTTCGGTGCAATGGCCGTGCAACGACAAGGCGCCGGAAGGCTCGCCGATCATGCACATCAACGGTTTCGTGCGCGGCGAGGGCAAGTTCATCGTCACAGAATATGTCGCGACCGATGAGAAGACTGGACCGCGCTTCCCGCTGCTGCTCACAACCGGCAGAATCCTGTCGCAGTATAATGTCGGTGCGCAGACGCGGCGCACTGCCAACTCCATGTGGCATGCGGAAGACGTGCTGGAAATCCATCCACATGACGCCGAGCAGCGCGGCATCCGCGACGGCGACTGGGTGAAGCTGGCAAGCCGTGCCGGCGAGACGACCCTGCGCGCGCAGATCACCGACCGCGTCGCGCCGGGTGTCGTCTACACCACTTTCCATCACCCCGACACGCAGGCCAATGTCATCACGACCGACTTCTCGGACTGGGCGACCAATTGTCCGGAATATAAGGTCACGGCGGTGCAGATCTCGCCATCCAACGGGCCGTCGCGCTGGCAGCAGGAATACGAGGAGTTCTCGCGCCAGACCCGCCGCATTGCGCCGCTGGAAGCCGCGGAGTAG
- a CDS encoding DsrE/DsrF/DrsH-like family protein, producing the protein MKRRLLIVLLNTDPRNVEELAAPFYHAAVAAAMDYEVDVVCTATAGKLMIKGVAENLHAKAGHPMTVHDWIKEAHQHGARFWACPANLDLFDITEEDLISECSGMMGAASMIEGIMEDDCRVLTY; encoded by the coding sequence GTGAAACGACGACTTCTTATCGTCCTTCTGAACACCGACCCGCGAAATGTGGAGGAGCTCGCCGCGCCCTTCTACCATGCTGCCGTAGCGGCTGCGATGGATTACGAGGTTGATGTTGTCTGCACGGCGACCGCCGGAAAGCTGATGATCAAGGGTGTCGCCGAGAATCTGCACGCCAAGGCCGGACATCCCATGACTGTACACGACTGGATCAAGGAGGCGCATCAGCATGGCGCGCGCTTCTGGGCGTGCCCTGCCAATCTTGATTTGTTTGATATCACTGAAGAGGATTTAATTTCTGAGTGCAGCGGCATGATGGGTGCGGCTTCCATGATCGAGGGAATCATGGAGGATGACTGTCGGGTGCTGACCTATTAG
- a CDS encoding NADH-quinone oxidoreductase subunit NuoF, whose product MSHRIYIPGDSAAVACGADEIAAAIETLAARNKIAVTIIRNGSRGLHWLEPLLEVETPKGRVAYGPVEEGDVVSVFEAMLAEGGEHKLRLGVTDDIPWLKRQTRLTFARCGIVDPRSLDDYRAHDGYKGLEKALANPTGIVAEVTESGLRGRGGAGFPTGIKWKTVADAKPDQKYIVCNADEGDSGTFADRMIMEGDPFVLIEGMTIAGIAVGASKGYIYCRSEYPLAIAVLNDAIKAAMRGGMLGKNVAGSPFTFELEVRSGAGAYVCGEETSLLESLEGKRGLVRAKPPLPAHKGLFGKPTVINNVLSFATVPIIMHKGGAFYKNVGMGRSRGTMPVQLAGNVKHGGLYEVAFGITLGELVEQIGGGTASGRPVRAVQVGGPLGAYFPPALFDTPFDYEAFAARDGLIGHGGIVVFDDSVNMAKQARFAMEFCAIESCGKCTPCRIGSTRGVETIDRIIKNEKRPENLAVLEDLCNTMKFGSLCALGGFTPYPVMSALTHFPEDFGAAPPRLQAAE is encoded by the coding sequence ATGAGCCACCGCATTTACATTCCCGGCGATTCCGCCGCTGTCGCCTGCGGTGCCGACGAAATTGCCGCGGCAATCGAAACGCTGGCAGCAAGGAACAAGATTGCCGTCACGATCATCCGCAACGGTTCGCGCGGCCTGCATTGGCTGGAGCCGCTGCTTGAAGTCGAAACGCCGAAAGGCCGGGTCGCCTATGGGCCGGTGGAGGAGGGTGACGTCGTCTCCGTTTTCGAGGCGATGCTGGCGGAGGGCGGCGAACACAAGCTGCGGCTCGGCGTCACCGACGACATTCCCTGGCTGAAACGGCAGACACGCCTGACCTTCGCACGTTGCGGCATCGTGGATCCTCGCTCGCTGGACGATTACAGGGCGCATGACGGCTACAAGGGGCTGGAGAAGGCGCTGGCCAATCCAACGGGCATTGTCGCAGAAGTGACCGAATCCGGTCTGCGCGGCCGCGGCGGTGCGGGCTTTCCGACCGGCATCAAATGGAAAACGGTCGCCGACGCCAAACCTGATCAGAAATACATCGTCTGTAATGCGGACGAGGGCGACAGCGGAACCTTCGCCGACCGCATGATCATGGAGGGAGACCCATTCGTTCTGATCGAGGGCATGACGATTGCCGGGATCGCCGTCGGCGCCAGCAAGGGCTACATCTATTGCCGCTCGGAATATCCGCTCGCCATCGCCGTGCTGAATGACGCCATCAAGGCTGCGATGCGTGGCGGGATGCTGGGCAAGAATGTTGCCGGTTCCCCTTTCACATTTGAGCTTGAAGTGCGCTCGGGCGCGGGCGCCTATGTCTGCGGCGAGGAAACCTCGCTGCTGGAAAGTCTGGAAGGCAAGCGCGGTCTGGTGCGGGCCAAGCCGCCGCTGCCGGCCCACAAGGGTCTGTTCGGCAAGCCAACGGTCATCAACAATGTGCTCTCGTTCGCGACCGTGCCGATCATCATGCACAAGGGCGGCGCGTTCTACAAAAACGTCGGCATGGGCCGGTCGCGCGGTACGATGCCGGTCCAGCTTGCCGGCAATGTCAAGCATGGTGGTCTTTACGAAGTCGCCTTTGGCATTACGCTCGGCGAGTTGGTGGAGCAGATCGGCGGGGGGACGGCCAGCGGCCGCCCGGTACGTGCCGTGCAGGTCGGAGGCCCGCTCGGGGCGTATTTCCCGCCTGCGCTGTTCGACACGCCGTTCGATTATGAGGCTTTTGCGGCGCGCGACGGCCTGATCGGGCATGGCGGCATCGTCGTGTTCGACGACAGCGTCAACATGGCCAAGCAGGCGCGCTTCGCGATGGAATTTTGCGCCATCGAATCCTGCGGCAAGTGTACGCCCTGCCGCATCGGGTCGACACGCGGCGTCGAAACGATCGACCGCATCATCAAGAACGAGAAGCGTCCTGAAAACCTCGCCGTACTCGAAGACCTTTGCAACACCATGAAATTCGGTTCGCTCTGCGCGCTGGGCGGCTTCACGCCGTATCCGGTCATGAGCGCGCTTACCCATTTCCCTGAAGATTTCGGCGCAGCGCCACCGCGTCTGCAAGCTGCGGAATGA